Genomic window (Tardiphaga sp. vice304):
CATCCACCCGCAGATGCCGATCGCCGCAGCCTGCGGATGTCCGCACTCGCGCGCAATAGCGCCCGGCAGGCTACCGAGCTTGTAGAGTACATAGCCAATCAGCAAAGGCATAATGCACAGGATGACTAGCGTCATCCAGTGCAGGAACGGGTCGAACGATTGCAGTGTAAAACGCATCGCAGGCCTCTTACCTTCATCACTATCAAACCCGACCAAAAGTTGTTTGACGACGCGTTTTGAGGTATCCGCCGAATAAGGACCGGCGCGGAGGCCTCTTTGTCGTCACCGCAATATCTGCGGCTATCGTCAGTGCTGATCCGGCGCGACCGCTCCGCGCCGGAGGAAGCGCTGGAATCCCGGAACTCTGCCCACGAAAGTATCAAGCGCAGCCTAAGGCAGTGTGTCGACCCTAAGGAAAGGTCAGGCTTTGGCTCTGCCCGGCTACATTGAACATCGCGTTTCTCCAATTGTCGGCGCTTCGATCACGTACTGGTGGAGCACCCGTTCCGGAAAAGAGTTTCATGCCCGACAAAGCGTGATCAATAGCCCGAAACGACTGTTTTCCAAATGCTTGCTGCCCGCAATTTTACGGTCTTGCGAGCCGTGATGAAAGAAGCGCCGCTTGAGTGCGGCTCTTGAGCTTTAAGCGATCGAGGATTGCGGACACGTGCAGCTTGATGGTGTTTGGCGAAAGGAAGAGCATCATCGCGATCTCCTTGTTTGATTTGCCCTCGCCCAGCAGCCGCAGGACTTCCATCTGCCGTTTGCTCAACTGAGCACGAACGACCTGATCGGCATCCCACTGCGTTTCGCTCTTCTCGCCTATACCGAGCACGGTGGGCATCGCTTTTAGCTGGGAAGGGAGCGTTTCCAGGACGGAGCGATCGAGGACGTCGCCAATCGCAGCTAAACCGAACCGGGCGTGCGCTTGTCCTTTCTCCCGCTTCTGGTGCTCGCGTCGCTTGCCTATCGTTGCCGAGAATATCGCCGAGAGGTTTACATGGAGAAGGGCTACGGCGGCAGGTCCGTGTGGCGAGAGCGGAATCCCCATGAGGCAGAACCATCGTGCCTCGGTCGGCGAGTGACAGGGATAAAGATACGTCAAGTATTCACGCTGACCCGCGAGCAGTGCCCTCAACTCGCTTTCCAAGAAACATGAGTCCCGTTCATCCGATTGGCAATATTGCAGGTAGTTCGAACCAATCGCTGAATCGGGAAGGCGCAATCCGTTTTGTCGGCCAGACTTTTTCCAGGCATCATTGACTACTACAATTTTTCCAACGGCATCGAGGATCGCTATACTGACGGGGAGCGAGTTCAGTTTCCCGAACGTCGCGCCGTTATCGGTCCAATTGGTAGCGGCCGTGAGCTTGGCGGACATCGTGCGCATGGCGTCTATCCGATGTTCAAAACAATGTTGCCGGCAGATATAGCCGCTTCGGGCTATTGTTTTTCATTTGGCAGTTCGATCTGCTGACGCAGATCAAAAATAGACGACGGACAGTCGGACGAAACTCGAAGATTGGTTGAAGCCGCGCTTCTTCCGAACCGAATACCGTCGTGCAACATGGTCAAGAGCGCATTGCCGTAGGAGCCTTCGTCATTGCGCAGGAGGTAATGGCCGAATTTTCGCAGCATTGCGGAGGATCAGTGGCTAGATTCCCATTGGTAGCAGGCGGCGTGAGACAGAACTATCAACCGGGCTCGTTGGGCGCGGACAGTAGCAGAGACGTTACGTTCAGACACAGTATCTTCTCGCCAACCGCACTGGCCTGTAAATTGGCGCTTAGCGCGACGATCTGCCGCACGGCGGTCGCGCAGGTCTCGGCTTCTGCACCTCAACGAAATGTCTATTTCGGAGACCTCCACCTTCACAGCTCGTTCTCGGCAGATGCATTCGTGCTCGGCACCCGCACAACTCCGGACTACGCGTTCAATTTCGCGAAGGGCCAGCCGGTGAGTTTTTTCGGCAGGACAGTGAAACGAAGGACCCCGCTCGATTTTCTTGCCTTGACTGACCACGACGAGATTGCGGTCGGTTTGCGCATCCTATGTGTTCAGTGACGTAATCCTGCGCATGGAGGAAATCTTGGAGATCAATTCAGCCGACAAGCTGCCGATACCCAAGATCGACAATGTGGAGCGCAAATTGTGGCGATGGAAGAATTTTACAGAGCTCTTCTCGTCATCACCGCAGTGGCGGTTCTGGCTGTTGCGCCGCGCGGCGCCGCCGCTCACGAGGTCCGGCCCGCTTATCTGGAAATCGTCTTGACCGGACGCGAGGCGGTTATTCTCTGGAAGCAACCGGTCGCAGGCGAGTTCGCCTTGCCGCTCTCGCCCGTTCTCTCGAATGGATGGATTGCAGGTCCGCCTTCCCGCGCTCTCGCTTCCGACGCCGACTTCCTGAAAGAATGGCGCGTACCTACGAGCAACGCAGATATCGCGGGTGTGACAATTTCAATCGACGGGCTGGATCGCAGCATTACCGACGTACTCGTCAAAATTACGCACACAAGCGGCCAGAGCATCACGCGTGTGCTGCGGCCGGGGGCCTCGTCGTTCCTGGTCGAGAGCGACGGATCGTCGCCCGAGGGGCTTCTGGAAACCATTAGAATCGGGGTCGAGCACATCCTGACCGGCTACGACCACTTGTTGTTCATCAGCGCGCTCATGCTGCTTGTCCGGGGTCTGCGTCGCCTCGCCTGGACCATTACGGCCTTCACGCTTGGCCACAGCGTCACACTGGCGGCGGCAGTGCTCGGCTACGTCAACGTCAATCCGGCTATGGTCGAGATTCTGATTGCCTTGAGCGTGCTCATTCTGGCCGTCGAGGTCGTCTATGCGATCACAGGTCGCAACACCTTTGCATCGCGGCAGCCCTGGCTTGTGGCGGGAGGTTTCGGCCTTTTGCATGGTCTCGGCTTTGCAGGATCCCTTACGCGCGCCGGACTCCCGAATGAGGATGTCGCTTCCGTTCTGTTCGGGTTCAACATCGGTGTCGAGATCGGCCAACTGACGTTTGTTGTGATTGCACTTACGGTCGTCTGGGCGGCGCGCCGCCTTTTTGCGTTTCCCTTGCGAGCAGCACTGATACCCGCCTACGCGATCGGGGCGATGGCAGCATACTGGCTGATCGAGCGAGTAGCCGATGCCAGCTGATCAACCCGGTACACTCGCTAGACTATGCCGCGAGCCGCTGCTTCATTTCATTTTAATAGGCGCCTTTTTGGCGGGCGCCGTCCAACTGCTCCAAAAGCCTGCGAAATCTGATCAGGAAATCCTTGTCACGCCCGCCCTCGTCGAACGGCTCGCGAATTTGTATCGGCTGCAGACGGGTTCGCAGCCCGATAGCCGCCGGCGTGAATGGCTCGTACAAAACTATATTAGAGAAGAGATGCTTTTCCGCGAAGCCAAATCTCTGCGACTAGATGAAGGTGACGAGCTGGTGCGGCGCCGCCTCGTTCAGAAACTCGAATTTCTGAAAGCTGACGCCGCAATTCCTGCGGAGCCCGACGAAGCGACGCTGCGCGCATATCACACGGCTCGTCCGGAACTCTTTCTGGCGCCTGCGAAGGTGAGTTTCAGCCACGTGTTCTTTAGTCCGGACAAGCGAACCGCCGAAGGCGCGCGCAAGGCGGCTGCGCAAGAGCTGGAAAATTTGACAGAGTCCAGCGATCTCGCCAGCATCGGCGACCGGTTTCCGCTCAAGTCAGCCTATGACGCCATGACTCCGGCAGCACTCGTACAAGTCTTTGGCCCGAAGTCGATTGCGGAGGCGCCGTTCAACGCTGAGGTGAGCCGTTGGACTGGGCCCGTGGAATCCGGTTTCGGCTGGCATTTGATCCGCGTTACCGCACGGGCACCCTCGCGATTGCTGCCATTCGAGGATGCTCTGGACATGGTACGCAATGCGTGGACGTCAAATCAGCTCGACTTAGCCGTCCAGAAGCGCCTGGAAGAACTCTCGCGACGCTATACGATCGTTCGGAAAGATATCTCCGAGGAAAAAGCCAAGCCCTGATTGGAGACGACATGAACAGTAGATGGTCCAAACCTGCATTGTGTTCAGTTGCGCTGCTCGTCTTTGTTGGCCCTGCTCTCGCGCAAGCGCCCGAACGCATCGCGTTTTTCGGCGACATCCACCTGCACACCAGTTATTCGACCGATGCGTTTCTGCTGATGACGCGCACAACTCCGGACGATTCCTATCGGTTCGCGCAGGGGCAGGAGGTCGAGTACCTCGGTCACCGCGTAAAACGTAAGGCGCCGCTCGACTTTCTCGCCGTGACGGATCACGCGGAATACCTCGGCGTTGTCCGAATGGCCCTAAAGCCCGACGGACCGCTCAAAGGGACGCGTTGGGGCGACTGGTTGGCCGGCGACACTGTCGAAGGTTCTGCCGCCGCTTACAAAGAGCTGCTGAAAGCATCAGGCGAAAGCGCGAAGATCGATGAATTCGAAAACCCCGCCCTGCAAAAAAGCGCGTGGGACGAATACGTCGCCTATGCTGACAAGTACTATGCGCCGGGACGGTTCACGACTTTCGTTGCCTTTGAATGGACGTCGGCACCGGGTAACCAGAACCTGCACCGCAACGTGATCTTCCGCGGCAAAGGGCCAGACGTCCCGTTCTCGTCCAAGGAGTCGAACGATCCCGAGCAGCTTTGGGCCTACATGGAGCGACAGCGGAAGGCAGGGCTGACGTTGCTAGCGATCCCGCACAACGGCAACGCCAGCAACGGCCTGATGTTCAGCACGGAGAAGACGCTATCAGGCGCCCCGATCACGCGCGACTATCTGGAGCGACGACGCGCAAACGAACCGCTCACCGAAGTGGCGCAGGTCAAGGGACAAAGCGAGACACACCCCCTGTTGTCACCCAATGACGAGTTCGCCTCGTTTGAACTATACGAGTACCTCATTGGTGTGCCGCGCAAAGCGAACTTCGCCACTGGAAGTTATATCCGGCAGGCCTACGGCGCCGGTCAGGCGCTGCAGGAAAAGTTCGGAATCAATCCGTTCAAGCTCGGACTCGTCGGCGGCACGGATTTTCATTCTGGTGTCTCCGCGACCGAGGAGTCCGCCTATCCCGGTTCCCACGGCAACCAGGATCCCAAGACTCTTGCGACGATCACAGCGACAACGTCGATCGGCGGCGAACCGCCGGTTGGCGCCAGCGCGGCGGCCCTCACCGGCGTCTGGGCAGAAGCCAACACGCGGGAGGCGATTTTCGATGCTCTCCAGCGCAAAGAGACTTTCGGAACTTCGGGAGGGCGCATCCAGGTTCGGTTCTTTGGCGGCTGGAATTTCGGTTCCGATACGCTGTCGCGTCCCGATTGGGTGCGCAGGGCTTACACAGAGGGCGTGCCTATGGGCGACGACCTCAAGGCCGGCCCCGCCGGCCTTGCTCCGACGTTCATCGTACAGGCGCTGAAAGATCCAGATTCCGGCAATCTCGATCGGGTGCAAATCATCAAGGTCGAGACCCGGGGCGGGGTGTCGAAAGAGCAGGTCTTCGACGTCGCCTGGAGCGGGGACCGCAAGCCGGACCTGACCGGAAAACTGCCGAGCGTCGGTAATACGGTCGATCTCGCCAAGGCCAGTTACGAAAACAGCATCGGCGCGGTCGAATTGATGGGCACATGGCAGGATCCGACGTTCGATCCCAGCGCCAGCGCGACCTATTACGCCCGGGCGATCGAAATTCCGACGCCGCGTTGGTCCACCCGCTGGGCCGTTGAACTCGGAAGCCCCCTCAATCCGGAGGCACCGCCGATGTTGCAGGAACGAGCCTGGACCTCGCCCATCTGGTACACGCCGCCAGGCATCGCCCGGTGAAAGCCTGAATGAAGCCTCCTCGGACGACGTCTGCCCCAGTTCCTTGTTGCAAATGACCGTCCCACTTCAGATGAGCCGATCTGGCCGGATTGTTGCGTGATGCCATCCCCCGGCGGTCAGCACCGCAA
Coding sequences:
- a CDS encoding peptidyl-prolyl cis-trans isomerase, encoding MPADQPGTLARLCREPLLHFILIGAFLAGAVQLLQKPAKSDQEILVTPALVERLANLYRLQTGSQPDSRRREWLVQNYIREEMLFREAKSLRLDEGDELVRRRLVQKLEFLKADAAIPAEPDEATLRAYHTARPELFLAPAKVSFSHVFFSPDKRTAEGARKAAAQELENLTESSDLASIGDRFPLKSAYDAMTPAALVQVFGPKSIAEAPFNAEVSRWTGPVESGFGWHLIRVTARAPSRLLPFEDALDMVRNAWTSNQLDLAVQKRLEELSRRYTIVRKDISEEKAKP
- a CDS encoding DUF3604 domain-containing protein codes for the protein MRQNYQPGSLGADSSRDVTFRHSIFSPTALACKLALSATICRTAVAQVSASAPQRNVYFGDLHLHSSFSADAFVLGTRTTPDYAFNFAKGQPVSFFGRTVKRRTPLDFLALTDHDEIAVGLRILCVQ
- a CDS encoding helix-turn-helix transcriptional regulator, which codes for MRTMSAKLTAATNWTDNGATFGKLNSLPVSIAILDAVGKIVVVNDAWKKSGRQNGLRLPDSAIGSNYLQYCQSDERDSCFLESELRALLAGQREYLTYLYPCHSPTEARWFCLMGIPLSPHGPAAVALLHVNLSAIFSATIGKRREHQKREKGQAHARFGLAAIGDVLDRSVLETLPSQLKAMPTVLGIGEKSETQWDADQVVRAQLSKRQMEVLRLLGEGKSNKEIAMMLFLSPNTIKLHVSAILDRLKLKSRTQAALLSSRLARP
- a CDS encoding DUF3604 domain-containing protein, with amino-acid sequence MNSRWSKPALCSVALLVFVGPALAQAPERIAFFGDIHLHTSYSTDAFLLMTRTTPDDSYRFAQGQEVEYLGHRVKRKAPLDFLAVTDHAEYLGVVRMALKPDGPLKGTRWGDWLAGDTVEGSAAAYKELLKASGESAKIDEFENPALQKSAWDEYVAYADKYYAPGRFTTFVAFEWTSAPGNQNLHRNVIFRGKGPDVPFSSKESNDPEQLWAYMERQRKAGLTLLAIPHNGNASNGLMFSTEKTLSGAPITRDYLERRRANEPLTEVAQVKGQSETHPLLSPNDEFASFELYEYLIGVPRKANFATGSYIRQAYGAGQALQEKFGINPFKLGLVGGTDFHSGVSATEESAYPGSHGNQDPKTLATITATTSIGGEPPVGASAAALTGVWAEANTREAIFDALQRKETFGTSGGRIQVRFFGGWNFGSDTLSRPDWVRRAYTEGVPMGDDLKAGPAGLAPTFIVQALKDPDSGNLDRVQIIKVETRGGVSKEQVFDVAWSGDRKPDLTGKLPSVGNTVDLAKASYENSIGAVELMGTWQDPTFDPSASATYYARAIEIPTPRWSTRWAVELGSPLNPEAPPMLQERAWTSPIWYTPPGIAR
- a CDS encoding HupE/UreJ family protein yields the protein MEEFYRALLVITAVAVLAVAPRGAAAHEVRPAYLEIVLTGREAVILWKQPVAGEFALPLSPVLSNGWIAGPPSRALASDADFLKEWRVPTSNADIAGVTISIDGLDRSITDVLVKITHTSGQSITRVLRPGASSFLVESDGSSPEGLLETIRIGVEHILTGYDHLLFISALMLLVRGLRRLAWTITAFTLGHSVTLAAAVLGYVNVNPAMVEILIALSVLILAVEVVYAITGRNTFASRQPWLVAGGFGLLHGLGFAGSLTRAGLPNEDVASVLFGFNIGVEIGQLTFVVIALTVVWAARRLFAFPLRAALIPAYAIGAMAAYWLIERVADAS